One window of Desulfarculus baarsii DSM 2075 genomic DNA carries:
- a CDS encoding J domain-containing protein: MALAPEIIESYAQLDLRPGATTLDQARQAYHRLAKALHPDLHPGALGVMMAKVNRAYKKVLEHLAQEEQRRAAGPDWRRFDLEDFIGGDILRQRAAQRQADARPTPDQSRPQPPRSPQAPPTSAPTPFITFGPNRAASPARVAGPARAAQAAGRPADCCRLQSAHQQGDETVYRLLTQGDPAGVELPLRMTLTCPVCLGGGLRHGDGAGQVCPACGGRGRITRSDMVWIDLPARLTHGQRLPVDLAGGRRIWLEILRASRGGEA; the protein is encoded by the coding sequence ATGGCCCTGGCTCCCGAGATAATCGAATCCTACGCCCAGTTGGACCTGCGGCCGGGGGCCACCACCCTGGACCAGGCCCGCCAGGCCTATCACCGCCTGGCCAAGGCCCTGCACCCCGACCTGCACCCCGGCGCGCTGGGCGTGATGATGGCCAAGGTCAACCGCGCCTACAAAAAAGTCTTGGAGCACCTGGCCCAGGAAGAACAACGCCGCGCCGCCGGGCCGGATTGGCGGCGCTTTGATCTGGAAGACTTCATCGGCGGCGACATCCTGCGCCAGCGCGCCGCCCAGCGCCAAGCCGACGCCCGGCCCACCCCGGACCAATCGCGGCCCCAGCCGCCCCGCTCGCCCCAGGCCCCGCCCACTAGCGCGCCGACGCCCTTCATCACCTTCGGTCCAAACCGCGCCGCCAGCCCGGCTCGGGTCGCCGGCCCGGCTCGGGCCGCCCAGGCTGCTGGCCGGCCGGCCGATTGCTGCCGGCTGCAAAGCGCCCACCAGCAAGGCGACGAGACGGTTTATCGTCTGCTGACCCAGGGCGACCCGGCGGGCGTGGAACTGCCGCTGCGCATGACATTGACCTGCCCGGTCTGCCTGGGCGGCGGCCTACGCCACGGCGACGGGGCCGGCCAGGTCTGCCCGGCCTGTGGCGGCCGGGGGCGCATCACCCGTTCGGACATGGTTTGGATCGACCTGCCCGCCCGCCTGACCCACGGCCAGCGTTTGCCGGTGGATCTGGCCGGCGGCCGGCGGATCTGGCTGGAGATTCTGCGGGCCAGCCGTGGCGGTGAGGCGTGA
- a CDS encoding CHASE2 domain-containing protein, producing MSRLKLWRLAALGLLAGLAATLLWGLGALERLEGLSWDVRAKLLARPGPASGQVAVIVVDQASLDWVSAQFQLSWPWPRQVHEAVVAFCRRAGAKAVAFDILFTEPSNLAGDDEALAQALRQGPPTALAGVIGQRLGPDLTPPPWVVARWPAASGLSQWSATAAPEVMARRGLLPVAELGRAAALVGNVAHQPDADQIVRRAEMFRLWDGRLVPSLPLAALLAGGEAGALGLTPGRLSLGRRVVAIDDQARAVLNYRGGPGAHQRLSAARVIRAEMQLREGAPPDVDPKLLAGRYVLVGYSAPGLMDLRVSPLAAAHPGVEIQATALDNLLSGDFINPAPPWLWALLTLAMGPLAALAGGLGGRAWQTVLAGCLLTPLPAVVGLAGYAAGAWLPVAGPTLAALGGLAAAAVHNYATEGRQKRFIRAAFRHYLSPAVIDQLMADPSRLRLGGQRRELSIFFSDLQGFTSISEGLEPQELTTLLNDYLSAMTDIILDEGGTLDKYEGDAIIAFWNAPLDQPDHAARACRAALRCQAELARLRPEFRRRVGQDLFMRVGINSGPVVVGNMGSRERFDYTVLGDAANLASRLEGANKAFGAYLMVSEETWRRTEGAFAGRELGLIRVVGRAQPVRVFEPLAMAAGPVGPTMAAFAQALAALRQGDLPGAAERFAALAPDDPPAAAYARHCQQFLAAGQGWDGVWILGEK from the coding sequence GTGAGCCGGCTCAAGTTGTGGCGCTTGGCCGCCCTGGGCCTGCTGGCCGGGCTGGCCGCCACGCTGTTGTGGGGCCTGGGCGCGCTGGAGCGCCTGGAGGGCCTGAGCTGGGACGTTCGGGCCAAATTGCTGGCCCGTCCCGGGCCGGCCAGCGGCCAGGTGGCGGTTATCGTCGTCGATCAGGCCAGCCTGGACTGGGTCAGCGCCCAGTTTCAACTGAGCTGGCCCTGGCCACGCCAGGTCCACGAGGCGGTGGTGGCCTTTTGCCGCCGGGCCGGGGCCAAGGCCGTGGCCTTTGACATCCTCTTCACCGAGCCCTCCAACCTGGCCGGCGACGACGAGGCCCTGGCCCAGGCCCTGCGCCAGGGCCCGCCAACGGCCCTGGCCGGGGTGATCGGCCAACGTCTGGGCCCGGACCTGACGCCGCCGCCGTGGGTCGTCGCCCGGTGGCCGGCCGCCAGCGGTCTGAGCCAGTGGTCGGCCACGGCCGCGCCGGAGGTTATGGCCCGGCGGGGCCTGCTGCCGGTGGCCGAACTGGGCCGGGCGGCGGCGCTGGTGGGCAACGTGGCCCACCAGCCCGACGCCGATCAGATCGTGCGCCGGGCCGAGATGTTTCGCCTCTGGGATGGCCGCCTGGTCCCGTCGTTGCCCCTGGCGGCCCTGCTGGCCGGCGGTGAGGCCGGCGCGCTGGGCCTGACGCCGGGCCGGCTGAGCCTGGGCCGGCGCGTGGTGGCCATCGACGATCAGGCCAGGGCCGTGCTCAATTATCGTGGCGGGCCGGGCGCGCACCAGCGCCTGAGCGCGGCCCGGGTCATCCGCGCCGAGATGCAACTGCGCGAGGGCGCGCCGCCCGATGTGGACCCCAAGCTCCTGGCCGGGCGCTATGTGTTGGTGGGCTACAGCGCGCCGGGGCTCATGGACCTGCGGGTCTCGCCCCTGGCGGCGGCCCATCCGGGCGTGGAGATCCAGGCCACCGCCCTGGATAACCTGCTCTCCGGCGATTTCATCAACCCGGCCCCGCCATGGCTATGGGCGCTGTTGACCCTGGCCATGGGTCCGCTGGCCGCCCTGGCCGGCGGGTTGGGCGGCCGGGCCTGGCAAACGGTTCTGGCCGGCTGCCTGCTGACGCCCCTGCCGGCGGTCGTGGGCCTGGCCGGCTACGCCGCCGGCGCGTGGCTGCCCGTGGCCGGCCCGACCCTGGCCGCGCTGGGCGGCCTGGCCGCGGCGGCGGTGCACAACTACGCCACCGAGGGCCGGCAGAAGCGCTTCATCCGCGCGGCCTTTCGGCACTACCTCAGTCCGGCGGTCATCGACCAACTCATGGCCGACCCCTCGCGGCTGCGCCTGGGCGGCCAGCGCCGCGAACTGAGCATCTTTTTCAGCGACCTGCAAGGCTTCACCAGCATCTCCGAGGGCCTGGAGCCCCAGGAGCTGACCACGCTATTGAACGACTACCTCTCGGCCATGACCGACATCATCCTTGATGAAGGCGGCACCCTGGATAAATACGAGGGCGACGCCATCATCGCCTTCTGGAACGCGCCCCTCGATCAGCCCGATCACGCCGCGCGGGCCTGCCGGGCGGCCCTGCGCTGCCAGGCCGAACTGGCCCGCCTGCGACCGGAGTTTCGCCGGCGGGTGGGCCAGGATCTGTTCATGCGCGTGGGCATAAACAGCGGGCCGGTGGTGGTGGGCAACATGGGCTCGCGCGAGCGCTTCGACTACACCGTGCTGGGCGACGCGGCCAACCTGGCCTCGCGCCTGGAGGGGGCCAACAAGGCCTTTGGCGCGTATCTGATGGTCTCGGAGGAGACCTGGCGACGGACCGAGGGGGCCTTTGCCGGCCGCGAACTGGGGCTTATCCGCGTGGTGGGCCGGGCCCAGCCGGTGCGGGTCTTCGAGCCGCTGGCGATGGCGGCGGGGCCTGTCGGGCCGACGATGGCGGCCTTTGCCCAGGCGCTGGCAGCCCTGCGCCAGGGCGATTTGCCGGGGGCCGCCGAGCGCTTCGCCGCCCTGGCCCCCGATGACCCGCCGGCGGCGGCCTACGCCCGGCATTGCCAGCAGTTTCTGGCGGCCGGGCAAGGCTGGGACGGCGTTTGGATTTTGGGCGAAAAATAA
- a CDS encoding sigma-54-dependent transcriptional regulator encodes MSQNQTQRPAANKGHVLVVDDEQHVRRVLEVMLQRQGYGVETAGGGGEALEKFAADVFDVVILDLKMPDIDGITVLGHLRQLDPDQTVIMITAYASVDTALAAMKQGAFDYVGKPFKEDEILLVLEKAMERRRIIADNRRLRSEVASRYDFGNIIGAGPAMQKVFAVLRKVAGTMATVLISGESGTGKELVARAIHYNSPRGQRPFVAVNCAAIPATLIESELFGAAKGAYTGADRSRQGLFEEADGSSLFLDEIGELPLDVQAKLLRALQEGEIRRVGESAPRKVDIRIIAATNRDLAAEAQSGGFRQDLFYRLSVIPIHLPPLRQRPEDVPLLARHFLDKAAARHGLGQKRLDARALEILAAAELPGNVRELENIIEQAVVMSDGPLIGPDDLPASLTAQAGGLRVSVPPDEFDLKKVLKLVCAQAEKQVIGRALEACQGNRTRASQMLGLSRRALITKIQDLGL; translated from the coding sequence ATGAGCCAAAACCAAACCCAACGCCCCGCCGCCAACAAGGGCCATGTGCTGGTGGTCGACGACGAACAGCACGTGCGCCGCGTGCTGGAGGTGATGCTTCAGCGCCAGGGCTACGGCGTCGAGACCGCCGGCGGCGGCGGCGAGGCCCTGGAAAAATTCGCCGCCGACGTCTTCGACGTGGTCATCCTCGACCTGAAAATGCCCGACATCGACGGCATCACCGTCCTCGGCCACCTGCGCCAGCTCGACCCCGACCAGACCGTGATCATGATCACCGCCTACGCCAGCGTCGACACCGCCCTGGCGGCCATGAAGCAGGGGGCCTTCGACTACGTCGGCAAGCCCTTCAAGGAAGACGAAATCCTCCTGGTGCTGGAAAAGGCCATGGAGCGCCGGCGCATCATCGCCGACAACCGCCGCCTGCGCTCGGAGGTGGCCAGCCGCTATGATTTCGGCAACATCATCGGCGCGGGGCCGGCCATGCAAAAGGTCTTCGCCGTGCTGCGCAAGGTGGCCGGCACCATGGCCACGGTGCTGATCAGCGGCGAAAGCGGCACGGGCAAGGAATTGGTGGCCCGGGCCATCCACTACAACTCGCCCCGGGGCCAGCGGCCCTTTGTCGCCGTCAACTGCGCGGCCATCCCGGCCACGCTCATCGAAAGCGAGCTTTTCGGCGCGGCCAAGGGGGCCTACACCGGGGCCGACCGCTCGCGGCAGGGCCTCTTCGAGGAGGCCGACGGCTCCAGCCTGTTTCTGGACGAGATCGGCGAACTGCCCCTGGACGTGCAGGCCAAGCTGCTGCGCGCCCTGCAAGAGGGCGAGATCAGGCGCGTGGGCGAGAGCGCCCCGCGCAAGGTCGACATCCGCATCATCGCCGCCACCAACCGCGACCTGGCCGCCGAAGCCCAGAGCGGCGGCTTTCGCCAAGACCTGTTCTATCGCCTCAGCGTCATCCCCATCCACCTGCCGCCCCTGCGCCAGCGCCCCGAGGACGTGCCGCTTCTGGCCCGGCACTTCCTCGACAAGGCCGCCGCCCGCCACGGCCTGGGCCAAAAGCGCCTGGACGCCAGGGCCCTGGAGATCCTGGCCGCCGCCGAGCTGCCCGGCAACGTCCGCGAGTTGGAAAACATCATCGAGCAGGCCGTGGTCATGTCCGACGGGCCGCTGATCGGCCCCGACGACCTGCCGGCCAGCCTGACCGCCCAGGCCGGCGGCCTGCGCGTCAGCGTGCCGCCCGATGAGTTCGACCTGAAAAAAGTCTTGAAGCTCGTCTGCGCCCAAGCCGAAAAGCAAGTCATAGGCCGGGCCTTGGAGGCCTGTCAGGGCAACCGCACCAGGGCCTCCCAGATGCTGGGCCTGTCGCGGCGGGCGCTGATCACCAAGATCCAGGATCTGGGCCTGTAA
- a CDS encoding M48 family metallopeptidase, which yields MKKRVLLNLALALSLVVAASAQAGFMDSLSDAVSVAEKAVSITDSAVKVGTAAQKASQDITPEQEYYIGRAVGATILGKYRPVNDKRLNTYVNYVGLAVAGASDRPDTFGGYHFLVFDSPEINAFACPGGLILVSRGLVGLCQNEDDLAAVLAHEVGHVQYQHGLGAIGQSRIIDLLRVTGAEGFKQFGSGQVAQMETIFAGSIGDVVETMAETGYSKGQEKEADLAAVAILGRVGYDPQGLARVLQAMKNARGAGEEGFFKTHPDPDERLESIAEALAQAPPVSVPPARVQRFQTVTAAIR from the coding sequence ATGAAAAAGCGCGTTTTGCTCAACCTGGCCCTGGCCCTGAGCCTGGTCGTGGCCGCCTCGGCCCAGGCCGGGTTCATGGATAGCCTCTCCGACGCCGTCAGCGTGGCCGAAAAGGCTGTCAGCATCACCGACAGCGCCGTCAAGGTGGGCACGGCCGCTCAAAAGGCCAGCCAGGACATCACCCCCGAGCAGGAGTATTACATCGGCCGGGCCGTGGGGGCCACCATCCTGGGCAAGTATCGGCCGGTGAACGACAAACGGCTCAACACCTACGTCAACTACGTGGGCCTGGCCGTGGCCGGAGCCTCCGATCGGCCCGACACCTTTGGCGGCTATCACTTCCTGGTCTTCGATTCGCCCGAGATCAACGCCTTCGCCTGCCCCGGCGGGCTGATCCTGGTCTCCAGGGGCCTGGTGGGCCTGTGCCAAAACGAGGACGACCTGGCCGCCGTGCTGGCCCACGAGGTGGGCCACGTGCAATATCAGCACGGCCTGGGGGCCATCGGCCAGAGCCGCATCATCGACCTGCTGCGCGTCACCGGCGCCGAGGGCTTCAAGCAGTTTGGCAGCGGCCAGGTGGCCCAGATGGAAACGATCTTCGCCGGCTCCATCGGCGATGTGGTCGAGACCATGGCCGAGACCGGCTACAGCAAGGGCCAGGAAAAAGAAGCCGACCTGGCGGCGGTGGCCATTCTGGGCCGGGTGGGCTACGATCCCCAAGGCCTGGCCAGGGTGCTGCAAGCGATGAAAAACGCGCGCGGGGCCGGCGAGGAGGGCTTTTTCAAGACCCACCCCGACCCTGACGAGCGCCTGGAGTCGATCGCCGAGGCCCTGGCCCAGGCCCCGCCCGTCAGCGTTCCCCCGGCGCGGGTCCAGCGCTTCCAGACGGTCACGGCCGCCATCCGGTGA
- a CDS encoding SH3 domain-containing protein, with amino-acid sequence MTGRRLLLTAALVLCACAAWAAVQTMSVQVKQAQLRAQPTFLSPVVATAAYGQRVHCDEEKGDWLAVLSQNGDRGWLHRSALTEKTIEMSAGDAAAGASGEEMVLAGKGFNKQVEDSYRANHGDLGYKFVDQAEKDYPVNQQQLLAFLQAGGLDGQGGAQ; translated from the coding sequence ATGACCGGTCGGAGGCTGTTGTTGACGGCCGCGCTGGTTTTGTGCGCCTGCGCGGCCTGGGCGGCGGTCCAGACGATGAGCGTGCAGGTCAAACAGGCTCAACTGCGGGCCCAGCCGACGTTCTTGTCGCCGGTGGTGGCCACGGCGGCCTATGGCCAAAGGGTGCATTGCGACGAGGAAAAGGGCGACTGGTTGGCGGTGCTCAGCCAAAACGGCGACCGGGGCTGGCTGCACCGTTCGGCTCTGACCGAAAAGACCATCGAGATGAGCGCCGGCGACGCCGCGGCCGGGGCCTCGGGCGAGGAAATGGTCCTGGCCGGCAAGGGCTTCAACAAGCAGGTCGAGGACAGCTACCGGGCCAATCACGGCGACCTGGGCTACAAGTTCGTCGATCAAGCCGAAAAGGATTATCCCGTCAACCAACAGCAATTGCTGGCCTTTTTGCAGGCCGGCGGGCTGGATGGCCAGGGAGGCGCCCAATGA